A single window of Mycolicibacterium aurum DNA harbors:
- a CDS encoding carboxyl transferase domain-containing protein, with amino-acid sequence MSRIGALDLRDALLDEGSFTSWDEPPLAVATSAEYRADLDSAAAATGLDESVLTGEGTVHGRRVALVACEFDFLAGSIGVAAAERIVTAVHRATAEGLPLLASPSSGGTRMQEGTVAFLQMVKIAAAVELHKKAHLPYLVYLRHPTTGGVFASWGSLGHVTAAEPGALIGFLGPRVYEHLYGESFPAGIQTSENLQRHGVIDAVVPLDVLRATLDRTLTVVSDSPGEPPAAPQAQPVPDVPAWDSVVISRRPDRPGVGALLRHGATDRVLLSGTGQSEAATMLLALARFGGQPAVVVGQQRVVGGLNPIPGRSAPALRVGPAALQEARRGMALAAGLRLPLVLVIDTAGPALSAEAEEGGLAGEIAHCLAELVTLDTPTVSVLMGQGSGGPALAMVPADRVLAALHGWLAPLPPEGASAIVFRDVDHAPELAADQGIRSADLLRNGIVDAIVPELPDAADEPKAFIERLSATIAGELHRLRTTPEERRLAARLERYRRIGLP; translated from the coding sequence GTGAGCCGGATCGGAGCCCTTGACCTGCGCGATGCGCTGCTGGACGAGGGGTCGTTCACCAGCTGGGACGAGCCGCCCCTGGCCGTGGCGACCTCGGCCGAGTACCGCGCTGATCTGGACTCCGCCGCAGCGGCGACGGGCCTCGACGAATCCGTGCTGACCGGCGAGGGCACCGTGCACGGCCGCCGCGTGGCGCTGGTGGCGTGCGAGTTCGACTTCCTGGCCGGCTCCATCGGGGTCGCCGCCGCCGAGCGCATCGTCACCGCGGTGCACCGGGCCACTGCCGAGGGCCTGCCCCTGCTGGCGTCCCCGAGCTCGGGCGGCACCCGCATGCAGGAGGGCACCGTCGCGTTCCTGCAGATGGTCAAGATCGCTGCGGCGGTCGAACTGCACAAGAAGGCGCACCTGCCGTACCTGGTGTACCTGCGCCACCCCACCACCGGCGGGGTGTTCGCGTCCTGGGGTTCGCTGGGCCACGTCACCGCCGCCGAGCCCGGAGCACTGATCGGGTTCCTCGGCCCCCGCGTCTACGAGCATCTGTACGGGGAGTCCTTTCCGGCCGGCATCCAGACGTCGGAGAACCTGCAGCGTCACGGCGTCATCGATGCCGTGGTCCCGCTTGACGTGCTGCGCGCGACGCTCGACCGGACCCTGACGGTGGTGTCGGACTCCCCCGGCGAACCGCCTGCCGCACCACAGGCCCAGCCCGTCCCGGACGTTCCCGCGTGGGACTCGGTGGTGATCTCCCGGCGTCCCGACCGCCCCGGGGTCGGCGCGCTGCTGCGGCACGGCGCCACCGACCGGGTGCTGCTGTCGGGCACCGGTCAGAGTGAGGCCGCGACGATGCTGCTCGCGCTCGCCCGGTTCGGCGGCCAGCCGGCCGTCGTGGTCGGCCAGCAGCGCGTCGTGGGTGGTCTGAATCCAATCCCGGGTCGCTCCGCTCCTGCCCTCCGAGTCGGCCCCGCGGCGCTCCAGGAGGCGCGCCGCGGCATGGCCCTGGCCGCCGGACTCCGCCTGCCCCTGGTGCTCGTCATCGACACGGCGGGGCCTGCGCTGTCCGCCGAGGCCGAGGAGGGCGGACTGGCCGGCGAGATCGCGCACTGCCTGGCCGAATTGGTCACCCTCGACACCCCGACGGTGTCGGTGCTGATGGGCCAGGGCAGTGGTGGACCGGCGCTGGCGATGGTGCCCGCCGACCGGGTCCTGGCCGCGCTGCACGGCTGGTTGGCGCCGCTACCGCCGGAAGGCGCCAGCGCGATCGTCTTCCGCGACGTCGACCACGCTCCCGAACTGGCCGCCGACCAGGGCATCCGGTCGGCGGATCTGCTGCGCAACGGCATCGTCGACGCGATCGTGCCCGAGCTTCCCGACGCCGCCGACGAACCGAAGGCGTTCATCGAGCGGCTGTCGGCCACCATCGCCGGGGAACTGCACCGGCTACGGACGACGCCCGAGGAGCGCCGGCTGGCCGCACGGCTGGAGCGGTACCGTCGCATCGGCCTGCCCTGA
- a CDS encoding YhgE/Pip domain-containing protein, with product MALAGMSLGTDLKRYSRGLLPRIALITIIVMPLLYGAMYLWAFWNPFAEVNKVPVALVNSDRGAQVQGQPLRAGDQVAQALIESGQLDLTEMSAEEAAAGVAAGDYYFSITLPQDFSARVASPSGGDPQQAQIRFTFNDANNYLASIIGQNASREVLNQVNAKIAEQTVGTVLTGLTDAGAGLGQAADGAQQLSTGLDAANDGAHRLADGANTLSSGLDSARDGSARLAAGTRQLAGAIDTATDPLLEMLDRIGGLGLDPNEVAIAAQHLSTAVRSTTDRIAALNVNSAQAAAIVDQAVGFLQTNPDPAVRDAGHALAGAQRLLRAQGIDPTTDDGLIRLRDSASRLEGELGDPNSKLRVFLARALDGGLRSDVAKLKDGVDQLNSGAQRLDAGLVQLANGGDQLSTGASQLADGTQKLQAGGQELATKLREGSTQIPSWTPQQRTDVARTMAAPVGLDLVTDNPAPTFGTGFAPFFMPLALFIGALIVWMLLTPLQSRPIVNGLGALRVVLASFWPGFLVVVCQVVVMYVVVHFGVGLHAEYPLATVGFLVLIAGTFLALIQAFNAVFGVAVGRVVTLAFLMLQLVSAGGIYPVETTATPFQILHPFDPMTYAVNGLRQLTVGGIDARLWIAIAVLAGLLAASLAASSWAARRNRQYTMERLHPPIEV from the coding sequence ATGGCGCTTGCCGGGATGTCCCTGGGTACCGACCTGAAGAGGTACTCCCGTGGGCTGCTCCCGCGGATCGCGCTCATCACGATCATCGTGATGCCGTTGCTGTACGGCGCGATGTACCTGTGGGCGTTCTGGAATCCGTTCGCCGAGGTGAACAAGGTGCCGGTGGCGCTGGTCAACTCCGACCGCGGCGCCCAGGTACAGGGTCAGCCGCTGCGAGCCGGGGACCAGGTGGCGCAGGCCCTGATCGAGTCCGGCCAACTGGATCTCACCGAGATGTCGGCTGAGGAGGCCGCCGCCGGGGTCGCCGCCGGTGACTACTACTTCTCGATCACGCTCCCGCAGGACTTCAGCGCTCGCGTCGCCTCGCCGTCAGGCGGTGACCCGCAGCAGGCCCAGATCCGTTTCACCTTCAACGATGCCAACAACTATCTGGCCTCCATCATCGGGCAGAACGCCTCGCGGGAGGTGCTCAATCAGGTCAACGCGAAGATCGCCGAGCAGACGGTCGGTACCGTCCTGACCGGGCTCACCGATGCCGGGGCGGGACTGGGCCAGGCGGCCGACGGTGCGCAGCAACTCTCGACGGGCCTGGACGCCGCGAACGACGGCGCCCATCGGCTCGCCGACGGTGCGAACACGCTGTCGTCGGGCCTCGACAGTGCCAGGGACGGCTCGGCCCGACTCGCGGCAGGTACCCGGCAACTGGCCGGCGCGATCGACACCGCCACCGACCCGCTGCTGGAGATGCTGGACCGGATCGGCGGACTGGGCCTGGACCCGAACGAGGTCGCGATCGCCGCGCAGCACCTCTCCACTGCCGTCCGCTCGACCACCGATCGCATCGCCGCGCTCAACGTCAACAGTGCCCAAGCCGCGGCGATCGTCGACCAGGCGGTCGGATTCCTGCAGACCAACCCGGACCCGGCGGTCCGTGACGCCGGGCATGCGCTGGCGGGGGCGCAACGGCTGCTGCGCGCGCAAGGGATCGACCCCACCACCGATGATGGGCTGATCCGATTGCGCGACAGTGCCTCTCGGCTGGAAGGTGAACTCGGTGACCCCAACAGCAAGCTGCGCGTCTTCCTCGCCCGGGCATTGGACGGTGGCCTACGCTCGGATGTCGCCAAGCTCAAGGACGGCGTAGACCAGCTGAACTCCGGCGCGCAGCGCCTCGACGCAGGTCTGGTGCAGCTGGCCAACGGTGGCGACCAATTGTCCACCGGGGCAAGCCAGCTCGCCGACGGCACGCAGAAGTTGCAGGCGGGCGGGCAGGAACTCGCCACCAAACTGCGCGAGGGCAGCACGCAGATCCCGTCCTGGACCCCGCAACAGCGCACCGACGTCGCCCGGACGATGGCCGCACCGGTGGGTCTGGACCTGGTGACCGACAATCCGGCTCCCACCTTCGGCACGGGTTTCGCGCCGTTCTTCATGCCGCTGGCGCTGTTCATCGGCGCCCTTATCGTGTGGATGTTGTTGACGCCCCTGCAATCCCGTCCCATCGTCAACGGGCTCGGGGCGCTGCGGGTGGTGCTGGCGTCCTTCTGGCCGGGGTTCCTGGTGGTGGTGTGCCAGGTCGTCGTGATGTACGTGGTGGTTCATTTCGGAGTCGGACTGCACGCCGAGTATCCGCTGGCCACCGTCGGCTTCCTGGTCTTGATCGCCGGCACGTTCCTCGCATTGATCCAGGCGTTCAACGCGGTGTTCGGGGTGGCCGTCGGCCGGGTGGTGACGCTGGCGTTCCTGATGCTGCAGCTGGTGTCGGCGGGCGGCATCTATCCGGTCGAGACCACCGCGACACCGTTCCAGATCCTGCATCCGTTCGACCCGATGACCTACGCCGTCAACGGATTGCGGCAGCTGACGGTCGGCGGCATCGATGCGCGGCTCTGGATCGCGATCGCCGTCCTGGCCGGTCTGCTGGCAGCGTCGCTGGCCGCCAGCTCCTGGGCGGCCCGCCGCAATCGGCAGTACACGATGGAGCGGCTGCATCCCCCGATCGAGGTGTGA
- a CDS encoding enoyl-CoA hydratase yields MIGVTRDGHVMTLELQRPERRNALNNELVDGLRDAIDKAATEDVRVIVLTGQGHVFSSGADLSGGQGVADELPEKARALNLAIDKAPFPVIGAINGPAIGAGVILSMICDLRVVAEDAYFQFPVAKYGIALDNWSIRRLTSLVGAGRARGMLLAAERLTSDVALQTGMANRIGTLADAQAWAQEIAGFAPLALHHAKRVLNDDGAYEDAWPTHKELFDRAWASQDIIEAQVARIEKRPPRFQGA; encoded by the coding sequence ATGATCGGAGTCACCCGCGACGGCCACGTGATGACGCTGGAGCTGCAGCGCCCCGAACGGCGCAACGCACTGAACAACGAATTGGTCGACGGCCTTCGGGACGCGATCGACAAGGCAGCCACCGAAGACGTCCGCGTCATCGTCCTCACCGGGCAGGGCCACGTGTTCAGTTCCGGCGCGGATCTGTCCGGAGGACAGGGCGTCGCCGACGAGCTGCCCGAGAAGGCCAGGGCGCTGAACCTGGCCATCGACAAGGCGCCCTTCCCCGTCATCGGCGCGATCAACGGGCCCGCGATCGGAGCCGGTGTCATCCTGTCGATGATCTGTGACCTCCGCGTGGTGGCCGAGGATGCCTACTTCCAGTTCCCGGTCGCCAAATACGGCATCGCGCTGGATAACTGGAGCATTCGCCGCCTGACCTCGCTCGTGGGTGCCGGCCGGGCGCGCGGCATGCTGCTGGCCGCGGAGCGGCTCACCTCCGACGTTGCGCTGCAGACCGGCATGGCCAACCGGATCGGCACGCTGGCCGACGCCCAGGCATGGGCGCAGGAGATCGCCGGCTTCGCGCCGCTCGCCCTGCACCACGCCAAGCGGGTGCTCAACGACGACGGCGCCTACGAAGACGCGTGGCCGACGCACAAGGAGTTGTTCGACCGCGCGTGGGCCAGCCAGGACATCATCGAGGCTCAGGTGGCGCGTATCGAGAAGCGCCCGCCACGATTCCAGGGGGCCTGA